CTCCTGCCGAAACGAGCGATGCTGAACCTGGATCGAAAAATGCGCCCAGAGCGAGATCGCCAGGCAGACGAATGAAAGGTTGCCACCGAATTGCGCCCAGATGCCGTTCACCGCGTTAGGTCCACCTTCCACTACGTGTAAGAGCCCATCATAGGGCAGCACTGGTTTGAGCTTGGTTAAACCGCAGACCTGTCGGCTTCCTTGTTCGCCGACGCGCCTCGGAGCAGACCGGCAGGAGACATCATGTCGGCGACGCGCTGCAGTTCAACTGCTAGCACCGGATGAATAAGGCAGGCTTAACAACCGCGTCTCAAGCGTCACGACAGGTATTTAACCGACACAAAACTGCGCCTTCCGGACAGGATTGCGCAATCGGGCTAGCTGTCGCGTGCTTGTGGATCGTCGTTTGCCTTGCGGCGTTCGATCAACTTGAGGACAACAAGGCGTCGATCTCCGCGCGCGAGGGCATGGCGGGGGCCGTGCCCGGCCGCGTCACCGCAATTGCCGCGGTGGCACAACCGAAGCGCACCGCTTCGGCCGGGGCATATCCTTCCGAGATCGCCGTCGCGAAGCCGCCCAGAAAGGCATCGCCGGCGCCCGTGGTGTCGACGACGTTGCCCGCAGAAAATGCATGCACGAATTCGCTCCGATCGGCTGCGTGGTAATAGGCGCCGCGTGCGCCGAGCGTCAGGATCACCGCTCTTGCTCCGCGATCCAGCAAGGTGCGCGCCGCCGCCTGTGCCTGCTCATCCGTTTCGATCGCATGTCCCACCAATTCGGCTGCCTCCACTTCGTTCGGGACGATGAAATCACACAAGCCATAGACACTGTCGGGTATGGCGCGGGCCGGCGCGGGATTGAAAATCGTGGCGACCCCTGCCCTTTTCGCCATCGACAGGGCATGTATGGCCGCCTCGAGCGGCTGTTCGAGCTGGGTCATGAAGATAGCCGCGCTTTCGATCACCGCCCGGTTCGCACCGACGTCTTCAATGCCGATGAGACCGGCAGCACCCGGCGCGACGATGATGGCATTGTCCCCGGTCACTTCGTCGACGAAGATGAAGGCAGCACCGCTGGAAACGCCGTCCATCTTCATCACATTGGCTTTGACGCCCGCCGCCGCATAGGCGGCAAGGGCCATTTCGCCGAACGGGTCGTTGCCGACCCGGGAGATAAACGTCACTTTCCCGCCGGCCTTGGCCGCGGCGATCGCCTGGTTGGAGCCCTTGCCTCCCGGCCCAAGCGTGAAACCCGAGCCCATCAGCGTCTCGGCAATATGCGGCAGGCGCTTGGCCTTATAGGCTGTGTCGGCGGCAAAAATACCCAGAATGACGATTCCGCTTTTCCCGCTCATCGCAGAGCCTCCTCCGCCGGGATGACGCCCTTGGTCAGAAGGAAGCATCCGTAGAAACGCAGTTCCCCGGTTGCAATCACGCAATAGGCCTTTTTGGCAATCTCATAAAACGCCATCCGTTCGACTGGATACATCGGCGACGGCTTGCCTTCGGCGCGGTCGACAACGGCCTGGACTTCCTGTTGAAGCGGCGGAATTTCGTTGGGCTTGCCGATCACCTCCATGCGGCCCACCGAAGGCTGGATGGGAGTGTCCAGCGGAAAGACGGAAAGGATCGCATCGATCGCCTGCGGCGCCGGAATGTTTTCCATGCTCAGCAGCTTGCCCAGACGCGTCTGGCGCGCGATCGACTCCGATGGAAAATTCATGTCGGAGATGACGAGATAGTCGCCATGCCCCATGTTGCAAAGTGCTTGAAGAATATCGCCGTTGAGTTCGGCCCTGATTCCCTTGAGCATTGATCCTTCCATCCCTTTCTCGTGGCCGGAGCACCGGCCGTGCTGCAATTCTTAATGTTTGCTGATATCGGGCTTCGGCTTCGGGCACGGGCCGGTCGACCCCCGCACGACCAGAGACCCATCGACCATCTCGTCTCGCCTGCCCGAGGGTTCCTCGAGGAGAAGGCCGACCGCGCGCCGCGCCAGCATGTCCGCCGGCTGGCATATGGTCGTCAGCCTGGGAACGACGAGATTGGCGAGCGAAATATCGTCGAAACCCGTCACCGACAGTTTGCGCGGCACATCGATCTTGAGGTCGCGCGCCGCACGCAGCGCGCCGATTGCCTGCTGGTCGCTGGCTGCCGCAATTGCCGTGGGCCGGTCCTGCGGCGGGCGTGAAAGCAGATCGCGAGCAATTCTTTCGCCGGATTCGTAATCGAATTTGCCGTAGGCAATTTCCAGTTCGACCGGCTCGCCTGTTTTGCCGAACCTATCGATGCGACCGACGAAGCCTTGCCTGCGCATGCGCCCGGCCTCGGTGTCAGGCGGCCCGGCGATATAGGCGATGTGTCGGTGCCCGAGCTCGTAGAGATGGTCCGCCATCAGCGCTGCCGCCTGCGCATGGTTGGTCGAGACCAGGGGAAAGGCGCCGAAGCGTCGGTCGAGCGAGATGACCGGAACCGCGGCCTCCAGGTGGAGCCCCGGACTGTCGCTCGAAGCCACCACGATGATGCCGCGCACCGACCGGTCGAGAAACGCCAGGACGTGGCTCTGCTCCGCTTCGCGATCGTCATGCGAACTTGCCAGCATCAGGCTATGCCCGCGTTCGAGCGCCGCGCGCTCGACGCTGGCTGCGAGCTGCGCGAAGAACGGGTTGGTGATGTCGGGAACGATGAGGCCGATGACATCGGTTTTGCTGGTGCGCAGCGCTCTCGCGGTGACGTTCGGCCGGTAACCGAGCGCTGAGATGGCGTCGTTGACCTTTTCGCGCAGCATGGGCTTGACCGCCGCTTCGCCCGACAGCACGCGCGACACAGTGCCCACGGATACGCCCGCATATTCGGCGACATCCTTGACTGTGGGCATCTTTGACATTTTCGACCGTCCCGCAGCTATTTTACCGCTCCAGCGGTCATCCCGGCAATGATGTGCTTTTCCAACATGACGCCGACAGCGACCAGCGGCAGGATGCCGGCGGTGGAAAGGGCGGCCATCGACCACCAGTTGATGCCCTGGCTGCCCGTCTGGCTCGCAATCATCACCGGCAGCGTGTTGGTGTTGGTCGAGGTCAGCAATGCCGCGAAGAAATATTCGTTCCAGCACAGGATCAGCGCCAGCAGGAAGGCTGCGACCATGCCCGGCAGAACGAGCGGCACGATGATGCGGGCAAAGGCGCCCCAGATCGATAAGCCGTCGACCAGCGCCGCCTCCTCGAGCTCGACCGGTATGGTGGCGAACTGGTCACGCATGATCCAGACGACGATCGGCAGGACCATCAGCGTATAGACGGCGATCATGCCCACATAGGTATCGAGCAGCGCCAGCTCCTTATAAAGAACCAGGAACGGCAAAGCGAGAACGACGGGCGGCATGATGAGCTGCGACAGGAAGAAAAAGGAAATGTCGGAATTGCGCATATGGCCGAACTTGTAGGAAAAGCGGCTGAGGCCATAGGCCGCGAGCGATCCGAGCACAACCGCCAGGGCCGATGCCGTGACCGAGATGATGACGCTGTTCCAGAGCCGGCGCATAAATTCCTCGCGCACCGTCGAGATCTCGAAAATCGTATCCGGAGAGAGCCCGAGCGAGCGCCAGCCGAG
This sequence is a window from Rhizobium sp. CIAT894. Protein-coding genes within it:
- a CDS encoding carbohydrate ABC transporter permease, which translates into the protein MVGIDFEKYARGQRIRWWAMRFVVYGLLVTWAFVCVFPLFWTVSTSFKTAADVMRGNLIPWFNFAPSWLGWRSLGLSPDTIFEISTVREEFMRRLWNSVIISVTASALAVVLGSLAAYGLSRFSYKFGHMRNSDISFFFLSQLIMPPVVLALPFLVLYKELALLDTYVGMIAVYTLMVLPIVVWIMRDQFATIPVELEEAALVDGLSIWGAFARIIVPLVLPGMVAAFLLALILCWNEYFFAALLTSTNTNTLPVMIASQTGSQGINWWSMAALSTAGILPLVAVGVMLEKHIIAGMTAGAVK
- a CDS encoding RbsD/FucU domain-containing protein translates to MLKGIRAELNGDILQALCNMGHGDYLVISDMNFPSESIARQTRLGKLLSMENIPAPQAIDAILSVFPLDTPIQPSVGRMEVIGKPNEIPPLQQEVQAVVDRAEGKPSPMYPVERMAFYEIAKKAYCVIATGELRFYGCFLLTKGVIPAEEALR
- a CDS encoding ribokinase, with amino-acid sequence MSGKSGIVILGIFAADTAYKAKRLPHIAETLMGSGFTLGPGGKGSNQAIAAAKAGGKVTFISRVGNDPFGEMALAAYAAAGVKANVMKMDGVSSGAAFIFVDEVTGDNAIIVAPGAAGLIGIEDVGANRAVIESAAIFMTQLEQPLEAAIHALSMAKRAGVATIFNPAPARAIPDSVYGLCDFIVPNEVEAAELVGHAIETDEQAQAAARTLLDRGARAVILTLGARGAYYHAADRSEFVHAFSAGNVVDTTGAGDAFLGGFATAISEGYAPAEAVRFGCATAAIAVTRPGTAPAMPSRAEIDALLSSS
- a CDS encoding LacI family DNA-binding transcriptional regulator, coding for MSKMPTVKDVAEYAGVSVGTVSRVLSGEAAVKPMLREKVNDAISALGYRPNVTARALRTSKTDVIGLIVPDITNPFFAQLAASVERAALERGHSLMLASSHDDREAEQSHVLAFLDRSVRGIIVVASSDSPGLHLEAAVPVISLDRRFGAFPLVSTNHAQAAALMADHLYELGHRHIAYIAGPPDTEAGRMRRQGFVGRIDRFGKTGEPVELEIAYGKFDYESGERIARDLLSRPPQDRPTAIAAASDQQAIGALRAARDLKIDVPRKLSVTGFDDISLANLVVPRLTTICQPADMLARRAVGLLLEEPSGRRDEMVDGSLVVRGSTGPCPKPKPDISKH